From one Trifolium pratense cultivar HEN17-A07 linkage group LG1, ARS_RC_1.1, whole genome shotgun sequence genomic stretch:
- the LOC123903169 gene encoding phosphoenolpyruvate carboxylase kinase 1 has product MCETLKSKYQLTEEIGRGRFGTIFRCFHPNSAVPYACKVIDKSLLSDSTDRECLENEPKFLSLLSPHPNVLQILDVFENDDFLSIVLELCQPLTLLDRIVSNPFSEQQASSLIKKLLEAVVHCHRLGVAHRDIKPDNILFDADDNLKLADFGSAEWFGDGRTMNGVVGTPYYVAPEVLLGRDYTEKVDVWSCGVILYIMLSGIPPFYGDSASEIFEAVIRGNLRFPSRIFRSVSSGAKDLLRKMICRDDSRRFSAEQALRHPWIVSGGETTNQN; this is encoded by the exons ATGTgcgaaaccctaaaatcaaagTACCAACTCACCGAAGAAATCGGTCGCGGCCGTTTCGGCACCATCTTCCGGTGCTTCCACCCTAACTCCGCCGTACCTTACGCCTGCAAAGTGATCGACAAATCTCTCCTCTCAGATTCAACCGATCGTGAGTGTCTTGAAAACGAACCAaaatttctttctcttctttcaccTCACCCTAACGTTCTTCAAATCTTGGATGTTTTCGAAAACGACGATTTCTTATCAATCGTTTTAGAGCTTTGTCAACCGTTAACTCTTCTCGATCGTATCGTTTCTAATCCTTTCTCTGAACAACAAGCTTCTTCTCTCATCAAGAAGCTTCTAGAAGCCGTTGTTCACTGTCACCGTCTCGGTGTCGCTCACCGTGATATTAAACCGGACAACATTCTCTTCGATGCTGATGATAATCTTAAATTAGCTGATTTCGGTTCGGCTGAATGGTTCGGCGACGGAAGAACGATGAACGGAGTTGTTGGAACGCCGTATTACGTTGCTCCGGAGGTTCTTTTAGGAAGAGATTATACAGAGAAAGTTGATGTGTGGAGCTGTGGTGTGATACTGTATATAATGTTGAGCGGGATTCCGCCTTTTTACGGTGATTCTGCGTCTGAGATTTTTGAGGCGGTTATTAGAGGGAATCTCAGATTTCCTTCTAGAATCTTCCGTTCTGTTTCTTCTGGTGCTAAAGATCTGTTGAGAAAGATGATTTGTAGAGATGATTCTAGAAGATTTTCTGCAGAACAAGCCTTGA GACACCCTTGGATAGTGAGTGGAGGTGAAACAACAAATcagaattga